In a genomic window of Nocardia fluminea:
- a CDS encoding MCE family protein translates to MTRLLTLARIALVLALGALAGCAGSPDKAKSITITARFDNGAGLYVGNAVAVLGMPVGEVTAITPRGSHVEVTLRVEGDVDIPADATAVTVSTSVLTDRHVEFTPPYRGGATLADGAQLDLDRTRTPIDFDRLLGAADGMAAQLAGASPDTGPIARLLDVSAQIAAGSGPELRATMNELSGALRLGADGGAQTKAAITTIVDHLAVLIRAAAENDATIREFGSATGQLSDVLEQLEIGAGGTGAQIVQIMQQTDDLLTQNSERLRATVSSAGTVTRALADYREEVAEFIDVTPLLLNNAYNAIDVDYRGVRVHALLDKVFFDAQLVKEVCNVLGLRQLGCNTGTLQDFGPDFGITDMLEAMSRLPR, encoded by the coding sequence ATGACACGACTCCTCACACTGGCCAGAATCGCGCTGGTGCTCGCGCTGGGCGCGCTCGCGGGTTGCGCGGGCAGCCCCGACAAGGCAAAGTCCATCACCATAACGGCCCGATTCGACAACGGCGCCGGACTCTACGTCGGCAATGCCGTCGCCGTACTCGGAATGCCGGTCGGTGAGGTCACCGCCATCACCCCGCGCGGCTCCCATGTCGAGGTCACTCTGCGTGTCGAGGGCGACGTGGACATCCCAGCGGACGCGACCGCGGTCACCGTCTCGACCTCGGTACTGACCGACCGGCACGTCGAGTTCACACCCCCGTACCGAGGCGGCGCCACCCTGGCCGACGGGGCGCAGCTCGACCTCGACCGCACCCGAACCCCCATCGACTTCGACCGTTTGCTCGGCGCCGCGGACGGGATGGCGGCACAGTTGGCGGGCGCGAGCCCCGATACCGGTCCGATCGCCCGGCTGCTCGATGTATCCGCGCAGATCGCCGCTGGCAGTGGTCCGGAACTCCGGGCCACGATGAACGAACTCTCCGGTGCCTTGCGACTCGGAGCGGACGGGGGAGCCCAGACCAAGGCGGCGATCACCACCATCGTCGACCACTTGGCGGTCCTGATCCGCGCCGCAGCCGAGAACGATGCGACAATCCGGGAATTCGGCAGCGCGACAGGACAACTGAGCGATGTGCTGGAACAGCTCGAGATCGGCGCGGGAGGAACCGGCGCGCAGATCGTGCAGATCATGCAGCAGACCGACGACCTGCTCACCCAGAACAGCGAGAGACTGCGTGCCACGGTGAGCAGTGCGGGCACCGTGACCCGTGCGCTCGCCGACTACCGCGAGGAGGTCGCCGAGTTCATCGACGTCACACCGCTGTTGCTGAACAACGCCTACAACGCCATCGATGTCGACTATCGCGGGGTGCGGGTACACGCACTGCTGGACAAGGTGTTCTTCGACGCCCAACTCGTGAAGGAGGTGTGCAATGTTCTCGGGCTTCGCCAACTCGGTTGCAACACAGGAACATTGCAGGATTTCGGGCCGGACTTCGGCATCACCGACATGCTCGAGGCGATGTCGAGGTTGCCGCGATGA